A single window of Vigna radiata var. radiata cultivar VC1973A chromosome 4, Vradiata_ver6, whole genome shotgun sequence DNA harbors:
- the LOC106758245 gene encoding sugar transport protein 10-like: MAGGTFATQEHGRQYESKITIFVLVTCFVAAMGGLLFGYDLGITGGVTSMEPFLIKFFPSVYKKMKDESIHESQYCKFDNELLTLFTSSLYLAALVASFFASTTTRMMGRKTSMFAGGLFFLVGALLNGFAINIEMLIIGRLLLGFGVGYCNQSVPVYLSEMAPTSIRGALNIGFQMMITIGILIANLINYGTAKLEYGWRISLGVGGVPAIMLCVGSLFLGDTPNSLIERGKEEEAKKMLKKIRXMDNVDEEFQDLVNLTKAAKGVEHPWKNITEPKYRPQLTFCSLIPFFQQFTGINVIMFYAPVLFKTLGFGNDTSLMSSVITGGVNVVATFVSIFSVDKFGRKILFLEGGIQMLICQLAVGIMIALKFGVSGEGYFTNGEASLLLFFICAYVAAYAWSWGPLGWLVPSEICSLEVRSAGQSINVAVNMLFTFVIAQVFLTMLCHLKFGLFFFFAGFVLIMTIFVALLLPETRNVRIEEMYKVWKSHWFWRKFISDDVVNGGHPHITTI, encoded by the exons atGGCAGGTGGAACTTTTGCTACTCAAGAACATGGAAGACAATACGAAAGCAAGATCACAATATTTGTATTGGTCACATGTTTTGTAGCAGCCATGGGTGGTCTACTCTTTGGTTATGATCTTGGAATTACGGGAGGAGTAACTTCCATGGAACCATTCTTAATAAAATTCTTTCCGAGtgtgtataaaaaaatgaaagatgaatcTATCCATGAAAGTCAATATTGTAAATTTGACAATGAACTCCTTACTTTGTTCACCTCTTCTTTATATCTTGCTGCATTAGTAGCTTCTTTCTTTGCTTCCACCACCACAAGAATGATGGGACGTAAGACCTCAATGTTTGCAGGTGGTTTATTCTTCCTTGTTGGTGCATTGTTGAATGGTTTTGCCATCAACATTGAAATGCTCATCATAGGTCGATTATTACTTGGTTTTGGTGTTGGATATTGTAACCAG tCTGTACCTGTGTATTTGAGTGAAATGGCTCCAACATCGATAAGGGGTGCACTTAACATTGGATTTCAAATGATGATCACAATTGGCATCTTGATTGCAAACCTTATTAATTATGGCACTGCTAAACTAGAATATGGTTGGAGAATTTCTTTAGGTGTTGGTGGAGTTCCTGCAATCATGTTATGTGTAGGATCTCTTTTCTTAGGTGACACCCCTAATTCCTTAATTGAAAGAGGTAAAGAAGAGGAagcaaagaaaatgttgaaaaagattCGCGNCATGGATAATGTTGACGAGGAGTTCCAAGACCTTGTTAATTTGACTAAAGCAGCCAAAGGTGTGGAACATCCATGGAAGAACATTACAGAGCCAAAATACAGACCTCAACTCACGTTTTGCTCTCTGATCCCATTTTTCCAACAATTCACTGGCATCAATGTCATCATGTTTTATGCACCCGTCCTCTTTAAAACTTTAGGCTTTGGTAATGATACTTCCCTTATGTCTTCAGTTATCACTGGAGGTGTTAATGTGGTTGCCActtttgtttccattttctCTGTGGACAAGTTTGGGAGAAAGATATTGTTCCTCGAAGGGGGCATTCAAATGCTTATTTGTCAG CTTGCTGTTGGAATCATGATTGCTCTAAAGTTTGGGGTGAGTGGTGAAGGCTATTTTACCAATGGGGAAGCCAgtcttctcttattctttatATGCGCATACGTTGCAGCATATGCATGGTCTTGGGGTCCCCTTGGGTGGTTGGTTCCTAGTGAAATATGTTCTCTAGAGGTTCGATCTGCGGGCCAAAGCATCAATGTTGCTGTAAACATGTTATTTACCTTTGTCATTGCTCAAGTTTTTCTAACCATGCTTTGTCACCTCAAGTTTggccttttctttttctttgctggATTTGTGCTTATCATGACCATTTTTGTTGCCTTGCTCCTACCTGAGACAAGAAATGTTCGAATTGAAGAAATGTACAAAGTTTGGAAATCACATTGGTTTTGGAGGAAGTTTATTTCAGATGATGTAGTCAATGGTGGACATCCTCATATAACTACAATTTGA